From Actinosynnema mirum DSM 43827, a single genomic window includes:
- a CDS encoding DUF4832 domain-containing protein, with protein sequence MPKIVPGLVVAVAATGVLAAPASAAITGPTVTSTATTVTFEVGRTGTPAFSRVYVDTDRSAATGYAQGGIGADYLLENGSLYRHNGGGWAWTQVRAVPFTSSGSIARWTVERADLGEQASPNDVDVVFQVEAPVETSAKVTHTYTGGAGGSVAYQPSTANVPNPERGLYHHTGDCDKADLSADALRKHRTEQGITLAMCVFYLAEYRSSPIAQTALDRLQRQFDAARVAGVKLVLRFAYTASESGEDAPKDRVLAHIDQLTPLLRANADVTAVVQAGFVGAWGEWYYTRNFGNAGVVSATDQANRKAVVDKLLTALPANRAVQLRTPKFKRALYAGGNTRVGHHNDCFLASDTDFGTYEDPATEHPYLEAETRSLPMGGETCAVNPPRTDCPTATAELSRFHWTYLNTDYQQDVLRAWSAQGCLAEVTTKLGYRFTLRDSVFPTTTTRGAALPVRVNLTNDGYAAAVNQRTVNLVLRNTTTGALTRLPLTADPRTWLPGARTIAQDAQIPPSLATGTYALLLELADPALPGRPEYSIQTANTGLWDAATGLTDLKQTITVS encoded by the coding sequence GTGCCCAAGATCGTGCCGGGTCTGGTGGTGGCCGTGGCCGCCACCGGCGTCCTCGCGGCCCCCGCGAGCGCCGCCATCACCGGTCCCACCGTGACCAGCACCGCCACCACCGTCACCTTCGAGGTCGGCCGCACCGGGACGCCCGCGTTCTCGCGCGTCTACGTCGACACCGACCGCAGCGCGGCCACCGGCTACGCGCAGGGCGGGATCGGGGCGGACTACCTGCTGGAGAACGGTTCCCTCTACCGCCACAACGGGGGCGGCTGGGCGTGGACGCAGGTGCGCGCGGTGCCGTTCACCTCGTCCGGCAGCATCGCGCGGTGGACCGTCGAGCGGGCCGACCTCGGCGAGCAGGCGAGCCCGAACGACGTCGACGTGGTGTTCCAGGTCGAGGCCCCCGTGGAGACCTCGGCGAAGGTCACCCACACCTACACCGGGGGCGCGGGCGGCTCGGTCGCCTACCAGCCGTCGACCGCGAACGTCCCCAACCCGGAGCGTGGTCTGTACCACCACACGGGCGACTGCGACAAGGCCGACCTCTCCGCCGACGCGCTCCGCAAGCACCGCACCGAGCAGGGCATCACGCTCGCGATGTGCGTGTTCTACCTGGCCGAGTACCGCTCGTCGCCGATCGCGCAGACCGCGCTCGACCGCCTGCAGCGCCAGTTCGACGCCGCACGGGTCGCGGGCGTGAAGCTGGTGCTGCGCTTCGCCTACACCGCCTCGGAGTCCGGCGAGGACGCGCCGAAGGACCGGGTGCTGGCGCACATCGACCAGCTGACCCCGCTGCTGCGCGCGAACGCGGACGTGACCGCCGTGGTGCAGGCGGGGTTCGTCGGCGCGTGGGGCGAGTGGTACTACACCAGGAACTTCGGCAACGCGGGCGTCGTCTCCGCGACCGACCAGGCCAACCGCAAGGCGGTCGTGGACAAGCTCCTGACCGCGCTCCCGGCGAACCGGGCGGTGCAGCTGCGCACGCCGAAGTTCAAGCGGGCCCTGTACGCGGGCGGCAACACCAGGGTCGGCCACCACAACGACTGCTTCCTGGCCAGCGACACGGACTTCGGCACCTACGAGGACCCGGCGACCGAGCACCCGTACCTGGAGGCGGAGACCAGGTCGCTGCCGATGGGCGGCGAGACCTGCGCGGTGAACCCGCCCCGCACCGACTGCCCGACCGCGACCGCCGAGCTGTCCCGCTTCCACTGGACGTACCTGAACACCGACTACCAGCAGGACGTGCTGCGCGCGTGGTCGGCGCAGGGCTGCCTGGCGGAGGTCACGACCAAGCTCGGCTACCGCTTCACCCTGCGCGACTCGGTGTTCCCCACGACGACCACCAGGGGCGCCGCCCTGCCCGTGCGGGTGAACCTGACCAACGACGGCTACGCCGCGGCGGTGAACCAGCGCACCGTGAACCTGGTGCTGCGCAACACCACCACCGGCGCCCTCACCCGCCTCCCGCTCACCGCGGACCCCCGGACCTGGCTGCCCGGCGCCCGGACCATCGCTCAGGACGCCCAGATCCCGCCGTCGCTCGCGACGGGCACGTACGCGCTCCTGCTGGAACTGGCCGACCCGGCCCTGCCGGGCCGCCCGGAGTACTCGATCCAGACGGCGAACACCGGCCTGTGGGACGCGGCGACGGGGTTGACCGACCTGAAGCAGACGATCACGGTGTCATAG
- a CDS encoding winged helix DNA-binding domain-containing protein yields the protein MSVSVTWDQVRSWRLGRQFLDPRTTVTAGEVVERLCGVQAQVASAAEFAVATRTGAAGEVARDLVSGALVKTWAARGTLHLLRPDTAPDVLSLLASARTWERPSWQRAFGATPAQVAALADAVGALLADGRTLSREELATALAADPRFTALADQLRSSWGALLKTLSWQGVLRHAPPEGNRVAFTAPPWRALPDPAEAAPRVITAYLGAHGPATPEAFDAWLLRGALRKPVLRKWFADLGDRLVTVDVEGRTTHLLAEHADGLATTEPTTSVRLLGPFDQHVLGPGTADPALLAPEHRPLVSRAAGWISPVVVVDGRITGTWAIDDRTVTVTPFPGHPHPDPRALRAEIEHVARAGGHDALAAG from the coding sequence ATGAGCGTGTCGGTGACCTGGGACCAGGTGCGGTCGTGGCGGCTGGGCAGGCAGTTCCTCGACCCGCGTACCACCGTGACCGCCGGGGAGGTCGTGGAGCGGTTGTGCGGGGTGCAGGCGCAGGTCGCGTCGGCGGCCGAGTTCGCCGTCGCGACGCGCACCGGCGCCGCGGGCGAGGTGGCGCGCGACCTGGTGTCCGGCGCGCTGGTGAAGACCTGGGCCGCGCGCGGCACCCTGCACCTGCTGCGCCCCGACACCGCCCCCGACGTGCTCTCCCTGCTCGCCTCGGCACGAACCTGGGAGCGCCCGTCCTGGCAGAGGGCGTTCGGCGCGACCCCCGCCCAGGTCGCCGCCCTCGCCGACGCGGTCGGCGCGCTGCTCGCCGACGGGAGAACCCTGTCCCGCGAAGAACTGGCGACCGCGCTCGCCGCCGACCCGCGCTTCACCGCCCTCGCCGACCAGCTCCGCTCCTCCTGGGGCGCCCTGCTGAAAACCCTGTCCTGGCAAGGGGTCCTGCGCCACGCGCCCCCGGAGGGCAACCGGGTCGCGTTCACCGCCCCGCCGTGGCGAGCACTCCCCGACCCGGCCGAAGCCGCCCCCCGCGTGATCACCGCCTACCTGGGCGCGCACGGCCCGGCCACCCCGGAGGCGTTCGACGCCTGGCTGCTGCGCGGCGCCCTGCGCAAACCGGTGCTGCGCAAGTGGTTCGCGGACCTGGGCGACCGCCTGGTGACCGTCGACGTCGAAGGCCGCACCACCCACCTCCTCGCCGAGCACGCGGACGGCCTCGCCACCACCGAACCCACCACGTCGGTCCGCCTGCTCGGCCCGTTCGACCAGCACGTCCTGGGCCCCGGCACCGCCGACCCCGCCCTGCTCGCCCCCGAGCACCGCCCCCTGGTCAGCCGGGCGGCGGGCTGGATCTCCCCGGTGGTCGTGGTGGACGGCCGCATCACCGGCACCTGGGCCATCGACGACCGCACCGTCACCGTCACCCCGTTCCCCGGCCACCCCCACCCGGACCCGAGAGCCCTGCGAGCCGAGATCGAGCACGTCGCCCGCGCGGGCGGTCACGACGCGCTCGCGGCGGGCTAG
- a CDS encoding intradiol ring-cleavage dioxygenase — protein sequence MHDDDEPIGTLLGRRQALTLLGAAGAALTLAGATSAAPGEVTPELDCVARPDQTEGPYFVDEKLNRSDIRSDPSTGALSPGIPLTLSFTVLQIQSATCRPLPGAVVDLWQCDALGLYSDIPSEGSSGRKFLRGHQVSDSTGLARFVTILPGWYRGRTIHHHFKIRTTGANGGAYEFTSQLYLEEAFKAAYLKQPPYNTKGTPDTTNARDGIYAQGGSQLLLKPTGSTSAGYAANFAIGLDLSDTGVGAPD from the coding sequence GTGCACGACGACGACGAACCGATCGGAACCCTGCTGGGCAGGCGCCAGGCGTTGACCCTCCTGGGCGCCGCAGGCGCAGCCCTGACGCTGGCCGGCGCCACCTCCGCAGCTCCCGGCGAGGTGACCCCCGAGCTCGACTGCGTGGCCCGCCCGGACCAGACCGAGGGCCCGTACTTCGTGGACGAGAAGCTCAACCGCTCCGACATCAGGTCGGACCCGTCCACCGGCGCGCTCTCCCCGGGCATCCCCCTCACCCTCTCCTTCACCGTGCTCCAGATCCAGTCCGCGACGTGCCGCCCCCTCCCCGGCGCGGTCGTGGACCTGTGGCAGTGCGACGCGCTCGGCCTGTACTCCGACATCCCGTCGGAGGGCTCCAGCGGCCGGAAGTTCCTGCGCGGCCACCAGGTCAGCGACAGCACGGGCCTGGCGAGGTTCGTGACGATCCTGCCCGGCTGGTACCGGGGCAGGACGATCCACCACCACTTCAAGATCCGGACGACGGGCGCGAACGGCGGCGCGTACGAGTTCACCTCGCAGCTGTACCTGGAGGAGGCTTTCAAGGCGGCGTACCTGAAGCAGCCCCCGTACAACACCAAGGGCACCCCGGACACCACGAACGCCCGCGACGGCATCTACGCCCAGGGCGGCAGCCAACTCCTGCTGAAGCCGACCGGTTCGACGAGCGCCGGGTACGCGGCGAACTTCGCGATCGGGCTGGACCTGTCGGACACGGGCGTGGGGGCGCCCGACTAG